One stretch of Streptomyces hygroscopicus DNA includes these proteins:
- a CDS encoding LuxR family transcriptional regulator encodes MTIRVLLADDQALLRATFRILIDSCEDMTVVGEASDGAEALELTRDHHPDIVLMDIRMPGTDGLAATSAICADPELAATRVLILTTFETEDYVAQALRAGASGFLGKDVTADTLLAGLRTVASGEALLSPAATRTLITNFLMSPAPDAHLAPPERLSELTGREREVMGLAAEGRSNTEIAEILTLSPLTVRTHIHRAMTKLGARDRAQLVVIAYQTGLAQAAPPAP; translated from the coding sequence ATGACCATCAGGGTGCTGCTCGCCGACGACCAGGCCCTGCTGCGGGCCACCTTCCGGATCCTGATCGACTCCTGCGAGGACATGACGGTGGTCGGCGAGGCATCGGACGGCGCGGAGGCGCTGGAACTGACCCGCGACCACCACCCCGACATCGTCCTCATGGACATCCGGATGCCGGGCACGGACGGTCTCGCCGCCACCTCCGCGATCTGCGCCGACCCGGAGCTGGCCGCCACCCGCGTCCTCATCCTGACGACGTTCGAGACCGAGGACTACGTCGCCCAGGCGCTGCGCGCCGGTGCCAGCGGCTTCCTCGGCAAGGACGTCACCGCGGACACTCTGCTGGCCGGCCTGCGCACGGTGGCCTCCGGTGAGGCGCTGCTGTCACCCGCCGCGACCCGCACCCTCATCACGAACTTCCTCATGTCCCCCGCCCCCGACGCCCACCTCGCGCCCCCGGAGCGCCTGTCGGAGCTCACCGGCCGTGAGCGCGAGGTGATGGGCCTGGCCGCCGAGGGCAGGTCCAACACCGAGATCGCCGAGATCCTCACGCTCAGCCCGCTGACCGTGCGCACCCACATCCACCGCGCGATGACGAAGCTGGGCGCCCGCGACCGCGCCCAACTGGTCGTCATCGCCTACCAGACGGGCCTGGCGCAGGCGGCTCCGCCCGCACCGTGA
- a CDS encoding histidine kinase — protein MSTSLERYTDRFEQYADRYPRIVDVVLVLALMGCATLGSNLTLPGADPPDQDGTAIVLMGVSCLALLKYRTHPRTAVVVTAVCTVIAISLGYLLTPLLLGPVMAALYWLATLTDRKTTRVFGVTTMAALMVAAAISDSMDRVSLVLRTVGPFFWLLLPLAAGNMTRLRRAYLASVQARAEHAERTREEEARLRVTEERMRIARELHDVVAHHMALANAQAGTAAHLALSNPQQTKKILTDLTGTTSSALRELKATLGLLRQNDDPAAASLEPSPGLARLPELVSACASVGLTVTVTTAGEPRPLSPGVDLTAFRIVQEALTNVTKHAAADAAHVRIAYAGSRLLITVSNDGPGTTDTTDTTGTMGRTDAAEAVPSRGFGVMGMRERAHTIGGELRAGPRPEGGFEVTTALPLQPSAPQAAPHAAPETAPQAAVAATDVPAGGEES, from the coding sequence ATGAGCACCAGCCTTGAGCGTTACACGGACCGTTTCGAGCAGTACGCCGACCGCTACCCCCGCATCGTCGACGTGGTGCTCGTCCTGGCACTGATGGGCTGCGCGACCCTCGGCAGCAATCTCACCCTGCCCGGCGCCGACCCACCCGACCAGGACGGGACCGCGATCGTCCTCATGGGCGTGTCCTGCCTCGCCCTGCTGAAGTACCGCACCCACCCGCGCACCGCCGTCGTCGTGACCGCGGTCTGCACCGTGATCGCGATCTCGCTGGGGTATCTGCTCACCCCCCTGCTGCTGGGACCCGTCATGGCGGCGCTCTACTGGCTGGCCACGCTCACCGACCGCAAGACCACACGCGTCTTCGGCGTCACCACCATGGCGGCGCTGATGGTCGCGGCGGCGATCTCCGACTCTATGGACCGCGTCTCCCTGGTGCTCAGGACGGTCGGCCCCTTCTTCTGGCTGCTGCTGCCGCTCGCCGCCGGCAACATGACCCGGCTGCGGCGCGCCTACCTGGCATCGGTGCAGGCCCGCGCCGAACACGCCGAGCGCACCCGGGAGGAAGAGGCACGGTTGCGCGTCACCGAAGAGCGCATGCGCATCGCCCGCGAGCTGCACGACGTCGTGGCCCACCACATGGCCCTGGCCAACGCGCAGGCCGGTACGGCCGCCCACCTCGCGCTCAGCAACCCGCAGCAGACGAAGAAGATCCTCACCGACCTGACCGGCACCACCTCCTCCGCACTGCGCGAGCTGAAGGCCACGCTGGGACTGCTGCGCCAGAACGACGACCCGGCCGCCGCCTCGCTGGAGCCGTCCCCCGGCCTCGCCCGCCTGCCCGAACTGGTCTCGGCGTGTGCGTCCGTGGGGCTCACCGTCACGGTCACCACGGCAGGGGAGCCCCGCCCGCTCTCCCCCGGGGTGGACCTGACCGCGTTCCGGATCGTGCAGGAGGCGCTCACCAACGTCACCAAGCACGCCGCCGCGGACGCCGCACACGTACGCATCGCCTACGCCGGATCACGTCTGCTGATCACGGTCAGCAACGACGGTCCGGGCACCACGGACACCACAGACACCACGGGCACCATGGGCCGCACTGATGCCGCCGAGGCCGTGCCGAGCCGGGGCTTCGGCGTCATGGGCATGCGCGAACGCGCCCACACCATCGGCGGCGAACTCCGTGCGGGACCCCGCCCGGAAGGCGGCTTCGAGGTCACCACCGCGCTGCCGCTCCAGCCCTCGGCACCCCAGGCGGCACCCCACGCGGCACCCGAGACGGCCCCCCAGGCGGCCGTAGCCGCCACCGATGTTCCAGCAGGAGGAGAAGAGTCATGA
- a CDS encoding membrane protein, whose protein sequence is MFGYRVPAPDQAMLISGGRRGQGGAPFRVVTGHGKFVLPVFRKVRFLTLAMCEAEVEEKCVSRQGITLTVRSVIAFKVGNDTESIVNAGQRFLSDQEQMAVLTGRIFAGHLRSIIGSMTVEEIITERQKLATEVLDTSKAEMAKIGLIVDSLQIQSIDDGDTGYIDAMSAPHKAAIQRQAQIAQAQASQASAEAEQEAARNQAEYARQTAVVQARYTAEVDRAQAEAAQAGPLAEAHAQREVLAARTELAQRAADLRQQQLVAEIVKPAEAEAERIRVVALAEAERMKIQAEAAASHGRVALDRMLIDQLPQIVKEAASGLSGANVNVLNGADGLGEIAAGLVGQGLTILDAVRRNMGTPGPQDEPKPKRQGGADDGAVEVR, encoded by the coding sequence ATGTTCGGTTACCGCGTGCCCGCACCCGACCAGGCGATGCTGATCTCGGGGGGCAGGCGTGGGCAGGGGGGTGCGCCGTTTCGCGTGGTGACCGGGCACGGCAAGTTCGTGCTTCCGGTCTTCCGTAAGGTCCGCTTCCTGACACTGGCGATGTGTGAGGCGGAGGTCGAGGAGAAGTGCGTCAGCCGGCAGGGCATCACGCTGACGGTGCGCTCGGTGATCGCGTTCAAGGTGGGCAATGACACCGAGTCCATCGTCAACGCGGGGCAGCGGTTCCTCTCCGACCAGGAGCAGATGGCGGTGCTGACGGGCCGGATCTTCGCGGGCCATCTGCGGTCCATCATCGGCTCGATGACGGTCGAGGAGATCATCACCGAGCGGCAGAAGCTGGCCACCGAGGTGCTGGACACCTCCAAGGCGGAGATGGCGAAGATCGGTCTGATCGTGGACTCGTTGCAGATCCAGTCGATCGACGACGGCGACACCGGCTATATCGACGCGATGTCCGCCCCGCACAAGGCCGCCATCCAGCGGCAGGCCCAGATCGCCCAGGCACAGGCCAGCCAGGCATCGGCCGAGGCGGAGCAGGAGGCGGCGCGCAACCAGGCCGAGTACGCGCGGCAGACGGCGGTGGTCCAGGCCCGGTACACCGCCGAGGTGGACCGCGCCCAGGCCGAGGCCGCCCAGGCGGGGCCGCTGGCGGAGGCGCATGCCCAGCGGGAAGTGCTGGCCGCGCGGACCGAGTTGGCCCAGCGGGCGGCGGATCTGCGGCAGCAGCAGCTCGTGGCCGAGATCGTGAAACCGGCGGAGGCGGAGGCCGAGCGGATCCGGGTGGTGGCGCTGGCCGAGGCGGAGCGGATGAAGATCCAGGCCGAGGCGGCGGCCTCGCACGGCCGGGTGGCGCTCGACCGCATGCTGATCGACCAACTCCCGCAGATCGTCAAGGAGGCCGCCTCCGGGCTGTCCGGGGCGAACGTCAACGTCCTCAACGGGGCCGACGGACTGGGCGAGATCGCGGCGGGCCTGGTCGGCCAGGGGCTGACCATCCTGGACGCGGTGCGCCGCAACATGGGCACGCCGGGTCCGCAGGACGAGCCGAAGCCCAAGCGACAGGGCGGGGCGGACGACGGCGCGGTCGAGGTCCGTTAG
- a CDS encoding serine/threonine protein kinase — translation MPLATGDPESIGGYALVDRLGSGGMGVVYLGRSASGRQVALKLVHEQYAQDEEFRTRFRQEVAAARRVSGAFTAPVVDADPEADRPWMATLYVPGHTLSEVVRKNGPLDGRTLRTLGLGLVEALREIHRAGVVHRDLKPANILMAEDGPRVIDFGISRAVDSQTLTVTIGRVLGTPPFMSPEQLRSPRDVTAASDVFSLGSLLVFAARGSSPFESDSPYLSGYQVMYEHPTLDEVPAPLRGIAERCLAKEPEDRPKLDELHHMLRALPDFPAAERVVTAGGPGADGGPGAAAAGHPPAASAHAPHPDSRPDPQPPGSQPPGPGRTGPGRGARRRLVVTSVGVALAVTGLAVAAAVFAPDMTDSSGDASAASATAPSQKPASLPQGWRPWRTALRVETEGPPLVYQQSGCVPDNGRTLYCGGNGFTIAKVDAATGRVLWRWGTRPQAARPIGVRDGIAYAYRASEDGRRWVVALDAATKRQRWEQRISDSASAQLFRGGLLTLSPDGSQLVAYGTSGERLWQSPAPQGKYCEPTVLGGEPYGLCSPVTSDGLAAEGPYDLLRLDPSDGKQHELTTLPKKTLTVGAATGKPLFLIPQTAKEVYDSGYERPYTSMLRVDPSTGETKRIPLRRPVMGEPTLLRGAVYFVRANGTVTAVSADSGRELWQRATETENLSAPVLSRRYGQLYFSNRFGRLLALNVDDGTEAWRTAALDNPGTAAQDTEPRVVLVQDAIVGTAGDTAFSVRPDRPAARPPS, via the coding sequence ATGCCGCTGGCCACCGGGGATCCGGAATCCATAGGCGGCTACGCCCTGGTCGACCGGCTGGGGTCGGGCGGCATGGGCGTCGTCTATCTCGGGCGTTCGGCCTCGGGGCGGCAGGTCGCGCTCAAGCTGGTCCACGAGCAGTACGCGCAGGACGAGGAGTTCCGGACCCGTTTCCGGCAGGAGGTCGCGGCGGCGCGCCGGGTGAGCGGGGCGTTCACCGCACCCGTCGTGGACGCCGATCCGGAGGCCGACCGGCCGTGGATGGCCACGCTGTATGTGCCCGGGCACACCCTCTCCGAGGTCGTACGGAAGAACGGGCCCCTGGACGGGCGCACCTTGCGGACGCTCGGCCTCGGGCTGGTCGAGGCGCTGCGCGAGATCCACCGGGCCGGGGTGGTGCACCGGGACCTGAAGCCCGCCAACATCCTGATGGCCGAGGACGGGCCGCGCGTCATCGACTTCGGCATCTCCCGCGCCGTCGACAGCCAGACCCTCACCGTCACCATCGGGCGGGTGCTCGGCACCCCGCCGTTCATGTCGCCGGAGCAGCTCCGCAGTCCGCGGGACGTCACGGCGGCGTCCGATGTGTTCTCGCTGGGGTCGCTGCTGGTGTTCGCGGCCCGGGGCAGCAGCCCGTTCGAGTCCGACAGCCCGTATCTGTCGGGCTACCAGGTGATGTACGAGCATCCGACGCTGGACGAGGTCCCGGCACCGCTGCGGGGCATCGCCGAACGCTGTCTGGCCAAGGAGCCGGAGGACCGGCCGAAGCTGGACGAACTGCACCATATGCTGCGCGCGCTGCCGGACTTCCCCGCGGCGGAGCGCGTCGTAACCGCCGGTGGTCCCGGGGCGGACGGTGGTCCCGGAGCGGCCGCCGCCGGGCATCCCCCCGCCGCCTCGGCCCACGCTCCGCACCCCGACTCGCGGCCCGATCCCCAGCCCCCCGGCTCGCAGCCCCCGGGACCGGGACGGACCGGACCTGGGCGGGGAGCTCGGCGGCGGCTCGTCGTCACCTCCGTCGGAGTCGCGCTGGCCGTCACCGGGCTGGCCGTCGCGGCGGCGGTCTTCGCCCCGGACATGACGGATTCGTCGGGCGACGCGTCCGCCGCCTCCGCCACCGCGCCATCCCAGAAGCCCGCGTCACTCCCCCAGGGCTGGCGGCCGTGGCGGACGGCTCTGCGGGTCGAGACCGAGGGGCCGCCGCTCGTCTACCAGCAGTCCGGATGTGTCCCGGATAACGGCCGGACCCTGTACTGCGGCGGAAACGGGTTCACGATCGCCAAGGTCGACGCCGCCACCGGTCGCGTCCTGTGGCGCTGGGGCACCCGCCCCCAGGCGGCGCGCCCGATCGGGGTGCGGGACGGAATCGCCTACGCCTACCGGGCGTCGGAGGACGGCCGGCGGTGGGTGGTGGCCCTGGACGCCGCCACCAAGCGACAGCGGTGGGAGCAGCGGATCAGCGACTCCGCGTCGGCGCAACTGTTCCGCGGCGGGCTGCTGACGCTGTCGCCGGACGGCAGTCAGCTCGTCGCCTACGGGACGTCGGGTGAGCGGCTGTGGCAGTCACCGGCGCCCCAGGGGAAGTACTGCGAGCCGACGGTGCTGGGCGGCGAACCGTACGGCCTGTGCTCACCCGTGACTTCCGACGGACTGGCCGCCGAGGGCCCGTACGACCTGCTGCGGCTCGACCCCTCCGACGGCAAGCAGCACGAACTCACCACTCTCCCGAAGAAGACGCTGACCGTCGGCGCGGCCACGGGCAAGCCACTGTTCCTGATACCGCAGACCGCGAAGGAGGTGTACGACTCGGGGTACGAGCGCCCGTACACGTCCATGCTCCGGGTGGATCCGAGCACCGGCGAGACCAAGCGGATCCCGCTGCGGCGCCCCGTGATGGGTGAGCCGACCCTGCTGCGCGGTGCCGTCTACTTCGTCCGTGCCAACGGCACGGTCACCGCGGTGTCGGCGGACAGCGGCCGGGAGCTGTGGCAGCGGGCGACGGAGACGGAGAACCTGTCCGCGCCCGTGCTGTCCAGGCGGTACGGACAGCTTTACTTCTCCAACCGCTTCGGCCGGCTGCTGGCGCTGAACGTGGACGACGGCACGGAGGCGTGGCGCACGGCCGCGCTGGACAACCCCGGGACGGCGGCGCAGGACACGGAGCCGAGGGTGGTGCTCGTCCAGGACGCGATCGTGGGGACGGCCGGGGACACGGCGTTCTCCGTACGCCCGGACCGTCCCGCGGCGCGGCCCCCGTCCTGA
- a CDS encoding membrane protein produces the protein MTEILLLLLALALTLACALFVAAEFSLTTVERGDLERAAEAGERGADSALTAVRRLTFQLSGAQLGITVTSLVIGMLAEPSLAALLQGPLTATGLPEGAASTTALVLGVALSTVVLMVAGELVPKNWAISRPLHVAKAVAAPQRAFTAAFAPLIHHLNNMANRLVRRLGLEPAEELASARTPDELVALARHSAAAGALEQDAAELFVRTLHLSELTAENVMTPRVDVQALEAHATAADAANLTLATGRSRLPVYRDTLDEVVGTVHIRDVLALDAADRATTPVTDLATPPLLVPDSLPVDRLLDRLRRAHTMAVVIDEYGGTAGVATLEDIVEEIVGDVRDEHDTDETPGLVPLGPGAWEADGGVRLDELTGIGLTAPEGPYETVAGLLATALERIPAAGDTVETDGWQLTVLKVDHHRADRVRITEATETAEATETADAGKTTETAETDETAEITEATR, from the coding sequence GTGACCGAGATCCTGTTGCTTCTCCTCGCGCTGGCGCTCACGCTCGCCTGCGCGCTCTTCGTGGCCGCCGAGTTCTCCCTCACCACCGTCGAACGTGGTGACCTGGAGCGCGCCGCCGAAGCCGGTGAGCGTGGGGCCGACAGCGCGCTTACGGCGGTGCGCCGACTGACGTTCCAGCTCTCCGGCGCCCAACTCGGCATCACCGTCACCTCCTTGGTGATCGGCATGCTCGCCGAGCCCTCCCTGGCCGCACTGCTCCAGGGCCCGCTCACCGCGACCGGCCTGCCCGAGGGCGCGGCCTCGACGACCGCGCTGGTGCTGGGCGTGGCCCTCTCCACGGTGGTGCTGATGGTCGCCGGGGAGCTGGTGCCCAAGAACTGGGCGATCTCCCGCCCCCTGCACGTGGCCAAGGCGGTCGCCGCCCCGCAGCGCGCCTTCACCGCCGCCTTCGCCCCGCTGATCCACCACCTCAACAACATGGCCAACCGCCTGGTGCGCCGTCTGGGCCTGGAGCCCGCCGAGGAGCTGGCCTCCGCCCGTACCCCGGACGAACTGGTCGCGCTGGCCCGCCACTCGGCCGCCGCGGGCGCGTTGGAGCAGGACGCGGCCGAGCTGTTCGTCCGTACGCTCCACCTGAGCGAGCTGACCGCCGAGAACGTGATGACCCCGCGTGTGGACGTCCAGGCGCTGGAGGCCCACGCCACCGCCGCCGACGCCGCCAACCTCACCCTGGCCACCGGGCGTTCCCGCCTCCCCGTCTACCGCGACACCCTGGACGAGGTGGTCGGCACCGTGCACATCCGCGACGTCCTCGCCCTGGACGCCGCCGACCGCGCCACCACCCCCGTCACCGACCTGGCCACGCCCCCGCTCCTGGTCCCGGACAGCCTCCCGGTGGACCGGCTGCTGGACCGGCTGCGCAGGGCGCACACCATGGCCGTCGTGATCGACGAGTACGGGGGCACGGCGGGGGTCGCCACCCTGGAGGACATCGTCGAGGAGATCGTCGGCGACGTGCGCGACGAACACGACACCGACGAGACCCCGGGCCTGGTGCCCCTCGGCCCCGGCGCCTGGGAGGCGGACGGCGGCGTACGGCTGGACGAGCTCACCGGCATCGGCCTGACCGCCCCCGAGGGCCCGTACGAAACGGTGGCGGGCCTCCTGGCCACCGCCCTGGAGCGCATCCCGGCGGCCGGGGACACCGTCGAGACCGACGGCTGGCAGCTCACGGTCCTGAAGGTGGACCACCACCGCGCCGACCGCGTACGGATCACCGAGGCCACCGAGACAGCCGAGGCCACCGAGACAGCCGACGCCGGTAAGACCACCGAGACCGCCGAGACCGACGAGACCGCCGAGATCACGGAGGCCACCCGATGA
- a CDS encoding LysR family transcriptional regulator translates to MDTRLLRTFAALARTGSFTATAADLHLAQSTVTVQIRTLERELGTRLFDRLPSGTLPTSAGRRLLKEAEEVLDAEARLRAVAAAGNGDGADGSVQGPVALGAGESLCASHLPRVIASLRRTHPGIDLHLHPAGTTAAVEGLRTGRLDLALLLEQDVPDADLVARPIAREPLVYLAAPGHPLAGREADWDELAAQSFFVHEQGCSYSDHLVRTLLTLPGPPPRLTRFGSIEAARSCVAAGLGLTLLPRATVERQLTDGQLAEVHGPPIPPVPVHLTQHRRRWTSPAARAVADELTRLLPA, encoded by the coding sequence GTGGACACACGACTCCTGAGGACGTTCGCGGCGCTGGCGAGAACCGGCAGTTTCACCGCGACCGCCGCCGATCTCCATCTCGCCCAGTCCACCGTCACCGTCCAGATACGCACCCTGGAACGTGAGCTGGGCACCCGCCTCTTCGACCGGCTGCCGTCAGGCACCCTGCCGACCAGCGCCGGTCGACGGCTGCTGAAGGAGGCCGAGGAGGTCCTGGACGCCGAGGCCCGGCTGCGCGCGGTGGCGGCGGCCGGAAACGGCGACGGCGCGGACGGCTCGGTGCAGGGTCCCGTCGCCCTCGGCGCGGGCGAGTCCCTGTGCGCCTCGCACCTCCCCCGCGTGATCGCCTCGCTGCGCCGCACCCACCCCGGTATCGACCTCCACCTCCACCCCGCGGGCACCACGGCGGCCGTCGAGGGGCTGCGTACGGGACGGCTCGACCTCGCCCTCCTCCTCGAACAGGACGTGCCCGACGCCGACCTGGTCGCCCGCCCCATCGCCCGCGAACCCCTCGTCTACCTCGCCGCCCCCGGCCACCCGCTGGCCGGACGCGAGGCGGACTGGGACGAACTGGCCGCGCAGAGCTTCTTCGTCCACGAACAGGGCTGCTCCTACAGCGACCACCTGGTCCGCACCCTCCTCACCCTCCCCGGCCCGCCACCCCGCCTCACCCGCTTCGGCAGCATCGAGGCCGCCCGGTCCTGCGTCGCCGCCGGGCTCGGCCTGACGCTGCTGCCCCGCGCCACGGTGGAACGCCAGCTCACCGACGGCCAACTCGCCGAAGTCCACGGCCCACCCATCCCCCCGGTCCCCGTGCACCTCACCCAGCACCGCCGCCGCTGGACCAGCCCGGCGGCGCGGGCGGTGGCGGACGAGCTGACGCGGTTGCTTCCGGCGTGA
- a CDS encoding membrane protein — translation MTVLQLAIGALTLLTNAFFVGAEFALISVRRSQIEPRAQAGEKRARGVLWALEHLSALMATAQLGITISSLVLGAVAEPAIAHLLEPVFDTVHVPHALVHPIAFVVALTVATYLHMLIGEMVPKNIALAAPERTALLLGPPLVALTHLLRPVVFGVNAFANAVLRLLKVEPKDEVESVFTDDELIRLVRDSSDAGLLDKSGGDRLRDALELGTRRVGDILVPLDAMVTVDHRVTPAQLERTAAASGYSRLPVTGPGGAMLGYLHIKDTLGAVDRDRPFPHTAVHTIPRVRADTPLDDTLTTMRATGTHLAVVTADTGTAVLGFVTMTDVLDELVGPAPV, via the coding sequence ATGACCGTCCTCCAACTCGCCATCGGCGCCCTCACCCTCCTCACCAACGCCTTCTTCGTCGGCGCCGAATTCGCCCTGATCTCCGTGCGCCGCAGCCAGATCGAGCCGCGCGCACAGGCGGGGGAGAAGCGGGCGCGCGGTGTGCTGTGGGCGCTGGAGCACCTGTCCGCGCTGATGGCCACGGCCCAGCTCGGCATCACCATCTCCTCCCTCGTCCTGGGCGCGGTCGCCGAACCGGCCATCGCCCATCTGCTGGAGCCCGTCTTCGACACCGTCCACGTGCCGCACGCCCTGGTGCATCCGATCGCCTTCGTCGTCGCGCTCACAGTGGCCACGTATCTCCACATGCTCATCGGCGAGATGGTCCCCAAGAACATCGCCCTCGCCGCCCCCGAGCGCACCGCACTCCTCCTCGGCCCGCCCCTGGTGGCCCTCACCCACCTCCTGCGCCCGGTCGTCTTCGGCGTCAACGCCTTCGCCAACGCCGTGCTGCGACTGCTGAAGGTCGAGCCCAAGGACGAGGTCGAGTCGGTCTTCACGGACGACGAACTCATCCGGCTGGTACGGGACTCCAGTGACGCCGGGCTGCTCGACAAGTCCGGCGGCGACCGGCTGCGCGACGCCCTGGAACTGGGCACCCGGCGGGTCGGCGACATCCTCGTCCCCCTCGACGCGATGGTCACCGTCGACCATCGCGTCACCCCCGCCCAACTGGAACGCACGGCCGCGGCCTCCGGCTACTCCCGCCTGCCGGTCACCGGCCCCGGCGGCGCCATGCTGGGCTACCTCCACATCAAGGACACCCTCGGGGCCGTCGACCGCGACCGCCCGTTCCCCCATACCGCCGTCCACACCATCCCCCGCGTGCGGGCCGACACCCCGCTGGACGACACCCTCACCACCATGCGCGCCACCGGCACCCACCTGGCCGTCGTGACGGCCGACACCGGTACGGCGGTCCTCGGCTTCGTCACGATGACGGACGTCCTGGACGAACTCGTGGGCCCGGCCCCGGTGTAG
- a CDS encoding phenazine biosynthesis protein PhzF: protein MTAPTTDIDVLHYSAFTTYPDGGNPAGVVLDAAALADDDAAMTAVAARVGYSETAFITERDEAARRYRLRYFSPLAEVAFCGHATIATAVALADRDGPGELVFDTASGEIRVETTADGDGPSRATLTSVPTRSRPADPGAEVEPTLAALRWSADDLDPALPPHVAFAGNDHLVLAAATRERLADLDYDYDALEGVMRRRGWTTVHLVWREVADDAAGAFTNGFVFHARDPFPVGGVVEDPATGAAAAAFGGYLRALGLVDGPTRVRIRQGEDMGRPSDLLLDVTPDEPRVRVSGQAVRIPRSG, encoded by the coding sequence ATGACCGCACCCACGACGGACATCGACGTTCTGCACTACTCCGCCTTCACCACCTACCCCGACGGCGGCAACCCCGCCGGTGTGGTCCTTGACGCCGCGGCCCTCGCGGACGACGACGCGGCCATGACCGCCGTCGCCGCACGGGTCGGCTACTCGGAGACCGCGTTCATCACCGAGCGGGACGAGGCCGCGCGCCGCTACCGGCTGCGGTACTTCAGCCCGCTCGCCGAGGTCGCCTTCTGCGGACACGCCACCATCGCCACGGCCGTCGCCCTCGCCGACCGCGACGGCCCCGGTGAGCTGGTCTTCGACACCGCCTCGGGCGAGATCCGCGTCGAGACCACGGCCGACGGCGACGGCCCGTCCCGCGCCACGCTCACCAGCGTTCCCACGCGGTCGCGCCCCGCCGACCCGGGCGCGGAGGTCGAGCCGACGCTGGCGGCGCTGCGCTGGTCCGCGGACGACCTGGACCCGGCCCTGCCCCCGCATGTCGCCTTCGCGGGCAACGACCACCTCGTCCTCGCCGCCGCCACCCGCGAGCGGCTGGCGGACCTCGACTACGACTACGACGCGCTCGAGGGGGTGATGCGGCGGCGCGGCTGGACGACGGTGCATCTGGTGTGGCGCGAGGTGGCTGATGACGCCGCGGGCGCCTTTACCAATGGCTTCGTCTTCCACGCCCGCGATCCGTTCCCGGTCGGCGGGGTGGTCGAGGACCCGGCCACCGGCGCCGCGGCCGCCGCCTTCGGCGGCTATCTGCGGGCACTCGGCCTGGTCGACGGCCCGACCCGGGTCCGTATCCGCCAGGGCGAGGACATGGGTCGGCCCAGTGATCTCCTGCTCGACGTCACGCCCGACGAGCCCCGGGTACGCGTCAGCGGGCAGGCCGTCCGGATCCCGCGGAGCGGGTGA
- a CDS encoding NUDIX hydrolase, whose amino-acid sequence MTPDRPHRVSVAGVIVDERGRALLIKRRDGSTWEPPGGALDPDATVPDALQREILEETGVKIALPAALTGVYKDMNDLTVSLVFRCEALDGTPVTGPRTRAWRWATRAEVPDLADEAYAVRILDALDATAPPAVRAHDGVTLV is encoded by the coding sequence GTGACCCCTGACCGCCCGCACCGCGTCAGCGTCGCCGGAGTCATCGTGGACGAGCGCGGCCGAGCGCTGCTGATCAAACGGCGCGACGGCAGCACCTGGGAGCCGCCGGGCGGTGCGCTCGACCCCGACGCCACCGTCCCCGACGCCCTGCAGCGCGAAATCCTCGAGGAGACGGGCGTCAAGATCGCGCTCCCGGCCGCGCTCACCGGGGTCTACAAGGACATGAACGACCTCACCGTCTCCCTCGTCTTCCGCTGCGAGGCCCTCGACGGCACCCCCGTCACGGGCCCCCGCACCCGCGCCTGGCGCTGGGCCACCCGCGCCGAGGTCCCCGACCTCGCCGACGAGGCGTATGCCGTGCGCATCCTGGACGCCCTCGACGCCACCGCCCCACCGGCGGTCCGCGCCCACGACGGCGTCACGCTCGTCTGA